A genomic region of Streptococcus suis contains the following coding sequences:
- the rplJ gene encoding 50S ribosomal protein L10, whose protein sequence is MSEAIIAKKAELVNAVAEQMKAATSIVVVDARGLTVEQDTVLRRNLRGAEVEYKVIKNSILRRAAEQAGLEGLAELFVGPSAVAFSNDAVAPAKTIYDFAKTADALEIKGGAVEGKVSSKEEIEALATLPNREGMLSMLLSVLQAPVRNVAYAVKAVAEKEDAA, encoded by the coding sequence ATGAGTGAAGCTATTATCGCTAAAAAAGCGGAATTAGTAAATGCCGTTGCTGAGCAAATGAAAGCTGCAACATCTATCGTTGTTGTAGACGCTCGTGGTTTGACAGTAGAACAAGATACAGTTCTTCGTCGTAACTTGCGTGGTGCAGAAGTTGAGTACAAAGTTATCAAAAACTCAATCTTGCGTCGTGCTGCTGAGCAAGCTGGTCTTGAAGGGCTTGCAGAATTGTTTGTAGGTCCATCTGCAGTTGCATTCTCAAATGATGCAGTTGCTCCAGCTAAAACAATTTACGATTTCGCGAAAACTGCTGATGCTCTTGAAATCAAAGGTGGAGCTGTAGAAGGTAAAGTTTCTTCTAAAGAAGAAATCGAAGCACTTGCTACATTGCCAAACCGCGAAGGCATGCTTTCTATGTTGCTTTCTGTACTTCAAGCGCCAGTTCGCAACGTTGCATACGCTGTCAAAGCTGTTGCAGAAAAAGAAGACGCAGCTTAA
- the topA gene encoding type I DNA topoisomerase, which produces MATKTVSKKKTTTKKNLVIVESPAKAKTIEKYLGKNYKVVASVGHIRDLKKSSMSIDFDNNYAPEYINIRGKGPLINSLKKEAKNAKQVFLASDPDREGEAISWHLAHILGLDANDKNRVVFNEITKDAVKNAFQEPRAINLDLVDAQQARRVLDRIVGYSISPILWKKVKKGLSAGRVQSVALKLIIDRENEISNFKPEEYWTIDATFKKGSKKFQASFYGIDGKKTKIENNEQVKEILARLDGDDFLVEQVERKERKRNAPLPYTTSTMQMDAANKINFRTRKTMMVAQQLYEGVSLGAGGTQGLITYMRTDSTRISPVAQAQAADFITERFGATYSKHGNKVKNASGAQDAHEAIRPSNVNLTPESIAKYLDKDQLRLYTLIWNRFVASQMAAAVFDTMSVRLGQNGIVFAANGSQVKFDGYMAVYNDADKNKMLPDMEQGDTVVRASTNPEQHFTQPPARYSEATLIKTLEENGVGRPSTYAPTIETIQKRYYVKLAAKRFEPTELGEIVNKLIVEFFPDIVNVKFTADMEQKLDDVEIGKEQWQKVIDGFYQPFKVELSKAEEQMEKIQIKDEPAGFDCDVCGHEMVIKLGRFGKFYACSNFPDCRNTKQITKEIGVTCPVCQKGQVIERKSKRNRLFYGCDRYPECEFTSWDKPVGRSCPKCDHYLVEKKVRGGGKQVVCPNGDYEEDKIK; this is translated from the coding sequence ATATCTTGGTAAAAATTATAAGGTCGTTGCTTCAGTCGGGCATATTCGAGATTTGAAGAAATCTAGTATGTCTATTGACTTTGATAACAACTATGCACCTGAGTACATCAACATACGTGGAAAAGGACCACTCATCAATTCTTTGAAAAAAGAAGCAAAAAATGCTAAGCAAGTCTTTCTCGCGAGTGACCCGGACCGCGAAGGAGAAGCAATTTCTTGGCATTTGGCTCACATTTTGGGATTGGACGCAAACGATAAAAACCGTGTTGTCTTTAATGAAATTACAAAAGATGCAGTAAAAAATGCCTTTCAGGAGCCACGTGCTATTAACCTAGACTTGGTAGATGCCCAACAAGCTCGACGCGTCTTAGACCGTATTGTAGGATACTCTATCTCACCTATTTTATGGAAGAAAGTCAAAAAAGGTCTGTCAGCAGGACGTGTTCAATCGGTTGCTCTCAAATTAATAATCGACCGTGAAAATGAAATCAGCAATTTCAAACCAGAAGAATATTGGACAATTGATGCAACCTTCAAAAAGGGGAGCAAGAAATTCCAGGCTTCATTCTACGGTATAGATGGAAAGAAAACTAAAATTGAAAACAATGAGCAGGTTAAAGAAATTCTTGCCCGACTTGATGGAGATGATTTCTTAGTAGAACAGGTTGAGCGTAAGGAACGCAAACGAAATGCACCTCTGCCTTACACAACTTCTACTATGCAGATGGATGCGGCTAATAAAATCAATTTCCGTACTCGTAAAACCATGATGGTTGCCCAACAACTTTATGAGGGTGTCAGTCTTGGCGCAGGTGGTACCCAAGGTTTGATCACCTATATGCGTACGGATTCAACACGTATTAGCCCTGTTGCACAAGCACAAGCTGCTGACTTTATCACGGAGCGTTTTGGTGCTACCTATTCAAAGCATGGTAACAAAGTAAAAAATGCCAGTGGTGCACAAGATGCCCACGAAGCCATTCGTCCATCAAATGTTAACTTAACACCTGAATCAATTGCAAAATATCTGGACAAGGACCAATTACGACTATATACACTGATTTGGAATCGTTTTGTCGCAAGTCAGATGGCTGCAGCAGTTTTTGATACCATGAGTGTTCGTTTGGGTCAAAATGGTATTGTCTTTGCTGCTAATGGTAGCCAAGTAAAATTCGATGGTTATATGGCGGTCTATAACGACGCTGATAAAAATAAAATGTTGCCAGATATGGAACAAGGTGACACGGTGGTACGCGCGTCAACAAATCCAGAACAACACTTTACTCAGCCACCAGCTCGCTACTCTGAAGCAACCTTAATTAAAACATTAGAAGAGAATGGTGTAGGTCGCCCGTCAACCTATGCACCAACAATTGAAACCATTCAAAAACGTTACTATGTTAAGCTTGCGGCTAAGCGATTCGAACCAACTGAACTCGGAGAAATCGTTAATAAGCTGATTGTTGAGTTCTTCCCAGATATTGTCAATGTCAAATTTACAGCCGATATGGAACAAAAATTGGATGATGTAGAAATCGGGAAAGAGCAGTGGCAGAAGGTCATTGACGGTTTCTATCAGCCATTCAAGGTAGAATTATCTAAGGCAGAAGAACAGATGGAAAAAATCCAAATTAAGGATGAACCAGCTGGCTTTGACTGTGATGTTTGTGGTCATGAAATGGTCATCAAGTTAGGTCGCTTTGGAAAATTCTATGCATGTAGCAATTTCCCTGATTGCCGCAATACCAAGCAAATCACTAAAGAAATCGGTGTGACTTGTCCGGTTTGCCAAAAAGGTCAGGTGATTGAACGCAAGAGCAAACGCAATCGTCTTTTCTATGGTTGCGATCGCTACCCAGAGTGTGAATTTACTTCTTGGGACAAGCCAGTCGGACGTTCTTGTCCGAAATGCGACCACTATCTCGTTGAGAAAAAAGTTCGTGGTGGTGGTAAACAAGTTGTCTGTCCAAATGGTGACTACGAAGAAGACAAGATTAAATAA
- the rplL gene encoding 50S ribosomal protein L7/L12 produces the protein MALNIENIIAEIKEATILELNDLVKAIEEEFGVTAAAPVAVAAAGGAAEEAKDSFDVELTSAGDKKVGVIKVVREITGLGLKEAKELVDGAPAMVKEGVATAEAEEIKAKLEEAGASVTLK, from the coding sequence ATGGCATTGAACATTGAAAACATTATTGCTGAAATTAAAGAAGCTACTATCCTTGAGCTTAACGACCTTGTTAAAGCTATCGAAGAAGAATTTGGTGTAACTGCAGCTGCTCCTGTAGCTGTTGCTGCAGCTGGTGGTGCTGCTGAAGAAGCTAAAGATTCATTCGACGTTGAATTGACATCTGCTGGCGACAAAAAAGTTGGCGTTATCAAAGTTGTACGTGAAATTACTGGTCTTGGTCTTAAAGAAGCTAAAGAGCTTGTTGACGGTGCACCAGCTATGGTTAAAGAAGGCGTTGCAACTGCAGAAGCTGAAGAAATCAAAGCTAAATTGGAAGAAGCAGGCGCTTCAGTTACTCTTAAATAA